CGCAGAAGGTCGATGTGGTCGTTCTTGCGCAGGCCTCGATGGCTCGTGCAGTGAGCGGCACGGCTCACCGCGTTCCAGTTCTGACAAGCCCCGTACTTGGGGTTGAAAACGTGAAACGGCGTTTAGAGCAGCGATAGGTGGGAGAAGATGCCATTGCCGCCCATACTCGACTATCGATTGCCACAGCTGTAACGGGACTGATTAAGAGAGACAAAGCACCCAGATCGCGCTCATCAAAGTAGACGACTGGGAAGCGTGACGGATCTTTATGCCCTGATCGCGCTGGGTCAGACTGGCGAGGCTTTAAGTCGGGAATTCATTCAATGAGCCGTACAGCATGCGGCTCATTGAAGTGTGCCCAGGATGGCCACAGGGGAGGGAGGGTGTTCGGCCGAATTTGTAACCCTTCGTATCTGAAACGGGTCAGCATACTTTTAGATACCCTTCTCGCCACTCGTGGAAAATCCCCGATACAACTCCGCTTCATACAGCAAGCGAACATCATAGTTTGCAGAGCTGGAGACCGAGATGCCGAACAAAGCAGTGTCGCTCTTAGAGGTACGGAAAATATTAAACGAGTTCTGCGCTGAGAACGGCTTGTCTATAGGAAGCGCGATCGCCATCGATGCAGCAAAGCACCTCATCAAGATCACTGCCACAGACGTAACTTCTGCTATAATGGTCCGATCCTCACTGGATCACTGGATGGTAGAACGCACTGCGTTCGCAGCCTGAGAGATAGATCCAGCTCCCAACCTCATGTTCCAAGCGAAGAGTTACCGCTTGCGAAACGAGCTCCCAAGTTGGATCGCCACGGTGTCGGAAGCCTGTTTCGTGGGAGCAGGTGCGGCCAACGGCATGACTCTTTCACGATGACAACTTAATCGGGCCTGGTACTGGATCGCTATCGCGATTGAGTGGCGAAGCGCAGCTCCCAGTAAGGACCTGCGCCTTGCAAGTCGCAAGTTTTAACGGACCTTCCTGAAGGCCGCACGCAGCTCCTCTGCGAATATATCAGGCTGCTCCCAAGCCGCGAAATGCCCCCCATGATCAACCTGATGGTAATAGTTTATCGACGGATAAGCTTCCTTGCTCCAGCTCTCCGGCGCCTTGTAGATCTCTTTCGGGAAGACGGTGATACCAACGGGAATTTTGATATCCTTGGTCTTCTGAGCATCTGAGCTGAAGTTGTTGTTGTCGTTCTCCCAATAAAAGCGGGAGGCTGAAGCGCCACTGTTGGTCAGCCAATAAAGGGTAATGTCATTGAGCATTTCGTCTTTGGTGAGCACGCGTTCCGGCTCTCCGTCGCTGTCGCTCCATTGCACGAACTTCTCGTAGACAAAGGATGCAAGACCGGCCGGGGAATCAGACAGCGAGTACCCGATCGTTTGGGGCCGCGTGACCATCATTGCTCCATACGCAGCATTTCTGCCGAAGAATTCGCTTAGAGAATTGTAGGCATCTCGCTCCAATGGCGACAGATTGGCCGGCGCAGGCTCGCCACCATTGATACGCTTCATGAGCGAACCAGGCACGGTAGCCGGCATATTCAGATGGATCCCGAGGAGCCCCTCCGGTGCTTGCCGAGCCAGTGCATCGGAGATCACCGAACCATGGTCGCCGCCTTGAGAAACATAGCGAGTGTAGCCAAGGCGCTTCACCAGCGTATCCCAGGCTCGCGCGACGCGATCGGGCCCCCAACCCAAGTCTGTCGGATGGCCTGAGAAACCGTATCCGGGGATTGAAGGAATGATCACGTCAAATGCATCTTCCGCCTTGCCGCCATATGCGGTCGGGTCAGTTAACGGACCTATGACCTTTATAAACTCGAAAATCGAGCCCGGCCACCCGTGCGTCAAGACCACAGGAAGAGCGTTAGGATGGCGGGAGCGGACATGCGTAAACTGTATGTCTACACCGTCGATCGTTGTGACGAATTGCGGCAAAGCATTGAGCTGATCCTCAGCCTTTCGCCAATCATAGTTGCTACCCCAGTAGTGGACGAGTTCTCGAACCCGTTCCAGCTGAATTCCCTGAGAGATGTCCCCAACAGTCTCCTTATCCGGCCAACGCGTGTTCAAAATCCTATTCTTCAGATCATTGATTTGCGCTTGCTCGACATGGATCCGAAATGGCCGAATGCTTTCATCTGCGGTTGAGTTGTCGACTTGGTCTTTGAGGCCACTGTCAGCCGCCAGGACAGGTTGAAAGTTGGCCACGGAAACAAGCATCGTCGATCCAAGGGCCAGAGCAGCTCGTCGGCCCCATCTTCCGATGTGTGCAGCTTGATTCATAGTTATCTCCTTCGCATTTCGTTCCGCGACTATTTCGCGCCAAGAACAAGTAGATGCCGATCGTATCCCGGCTGTTTCTTAGGGCCTGCTGCTGCGTCACGAAGTGTTTGCTTCCCGACCCCCCGAAACGTGCAGATACAAATGTTGCCAGTGCTGGTTACTGATGCCAGCTTTGCCAGCCTGAAAGCGCGAGCGGCTGGGCGATCGCTCAACCCCCGCCAGCGCCGCCTTTAGATTGTGCTTCCGCGCCCCTAACACTGTGGACTTGCTAACAACCATCCACCGGTCGGAATCGTGGCGGCGAATTCTTCTGCCTCGTCCAGAACAAGGAGTGCGTCGGTCCAAGCACAAGATGCGCCGGGAGGTCATCGCCGCCCGGCTCAAGGGCAACCACCGTGAGCCCAGATGTCCTACTTCGGCCCGAAAAACCTCGGGGAATTCGCCCAACGGCCTTTTAGCTGATTGACAAGCGGCAGATCGGGGCGTCCCGGCACGACCCCCAATCGAGGAAAGGTTGAATATGGGGTCTGAGCGCTTACTCCTTATCCGAGGCTCTGCTCAAGGGCCTCGAAAGTGACCACACCGAGCACTATTGACCAGGTCGTCGCATACTTGGCTCTTGGCGTGTCAAGGTCTCCAGGTCTTTGTTGAGTAAGCTCAGCTACGGGGTGAGAATGGCCCGTGGCTCGAGCATGCCGTCGAGACCGTAGGCGCCGATTTCTCTGCCAATGCCGGATTGTTTGAAGCCGCCGAACGGTGCTCGCGGATCGTGGGGGGCGCCGTTGACCACAACGCGGCCAGCAATCAACCTTTCGGAAAATTGCCTGGCACGGTGCAGGTCAGATCCCAGCACATAGGCCTGTAGCCCGTAATCGCTGTCGTTGGCGATTTTGACGGCTTCGTCCTCATCCGCATAGGCGATCAGGCACAACACGGGACCAAATATTTCTTCACGAGCAATCCTCATATCGTTCGTCACGTCCGCGAAAATA
Above is a window of Rhizobium etli 8C-3 DNA encoding:
- a CDS encoding epoxide hydrolase family protein, producing MNQAAHIGRWGRRAALALGSTMLVSVANFQPVLAADSGLKDQVDNSTADESIRPFRIHVEQAQINDLKNRILNTRWPDKETVGDISQGIQLERVRELVHYWGSNYDWRKAEDQLNALPQFVTTIDGVDIQFTHVRSRHPNALPVVLTHGWPGSIFEFIKVIGPLTDPTAYGGKAEDAFDVIIPSIPGYGFSGHPTDLGWGPDRVARAWDTLVKRLGYTRYVSQGGDHGSVISDALARQAPEGLLGIHLNMPATVPGSLMKRINGGEPAPANLSPLERDAYNSLSEFFGRNAAYGAMMVTRPQTIGYSLSDSPAGLASFVYEKFVQWSDSDGEPERVLTKDEMLNDITLYWLTNSGASASRFYWENDNNNFSSDAQKTKDIKIPVGITVFPKEIYKAPESWSKEAYPSINYYHQVDHGGHFAAWEQPDIFAEELRAAFRKVR